The Drosophila innubila isolate TH190305 chromosome 2R unlocalized genomic scaffold, UK_Dinn_1.0 1_C_2R, whole genome shotgun sequence DNA window AACATTAAACTAAAGCAAACTTTCATTTTGCGTTTAAGCGTTTAACTttgttaattaactttttgtgACTGATGTGCAGCTCGTAAtgtttgcatttaatatttataaggtTTGCCCTATTTATCTGCAATTTAATTACCAGTCAGTTTCGTCTCAGGGGATCCCAttgtagaggttttttgtgGTTCACAAGTAGATCCCCGTCTTATATGCACATAATAGGGTGACTGATCTTTTGGCAAATATGTCTGATAAGAAATTGTGAGTCCCCCAATATATGATACAGCTTGAAAGAGCTCTTATAATGCTCTTCTCTAGATAAAGAGaatatatctatttttttttaattatctagaaaattataatacgtTCAGAATTAGATTATCCTATCCGAATTTTTTATGTTCCTTCAAAAGCAGGAAAATATTTAGTATTggctttataaaaaaaaaacactctaTTCgatcaacttaaaaaataactctAATTCATGTCAATTGCTTCACTTCtcgaaataaaattctttttaaaagaataCTATGCATAATTACCAATATTCTTCATAAGCTATATAGGTCTTCGGACGTCctcagctatttttttttgctgaaaattctTGTCAATTAATGATATGAAACAGAATTTGAAATCAAACATTATTTCCGTTCTGAAATGAAtcatattttatcaatttgaattGGCAACGCCTACAATTCAggcagaaaatttaaatcttcgCTTTCATTAGCTCTACACATAATAACTAATTTGTTAAACaagcatttattaattaacatttggAGGCTTGTCAACCACATGATGGATTTTCATTGAAGACTCTCTTGACAGTTTACGCAATAAATCcaataaacagcaaaaaattaacagaCATTTATGTTGCGGCTGGTTTCATTAAGCGAAGACATGTGCGCTTAATTTGTTATTACCAGCCAGAATTAGCCAAAGCGAAACAGTCATAAAATCCATGTACAATTAGCCAAAATGCAAGCTCATCTTAACAAACGGATTTTGATAGCCGTGACATTAGAGTCGGTCCCAAAAGTTCCGGGGTAGATGAACGTGGGATATCAACCGGGGCTCATATAGATATATCTGATAAGATATGATGTATGTAATTGTTCAGATCGTTGGTTGATAACTCATTTTGAatgcaatttcataaatattattctttatttaaaaacattaatttaagcaggttttttaagtttgattCCTAAAATCTAAATCTGTAGACACCGCCATATCCGTATGAAGGCTCAGAATTGCCATAGGGTCCACCAAAATGCTGTCCATAATGACCGGCCACATCGAACTCGTGACGTTTGTTGTCGCTGGTCCAAACAGGAATTTGTCCCTGGACTCCAAAGTCTCGGCCACTCTTGTCGCTATTGTAGCCACCTTCCAGTTGGAAGCGCTGTTGCTCCTCCGGATAAGGACTGGGATAGGCCAGCACGGAGCCGATAAGGCAGCAGACCAAGGCAACGATTGTAAACTGCATGTTGTATAGGTAGGTAAGTGTATCTGGAGCTTAAGCTGATTCTCTAGATTGACTGATGAATTCAGAGAGCCTGTCCACAGCATTTATAGTCGAGCACCAACGTGTGGGCCACAAAAAATCCCCAAACTGTGCCCAGACTTATCTGTGAAGTGCATCCCCTGGGTGATTTCTTTAGTTTGTTATCTCAAGTCACAGCTGTTGCCCTTGTTTGgcttctattaaaaaaatatttttccttcacttgacaattgcaatttggcagtttgaagtttgccATTCTCGCATTTATTCTaatgtttgaaaataaaaatgcttggTAAAATGTTATTGACCAAGAGGAAAAAGAATTGTTTGCGTAATTCAGCTTAAAGTTGTCACAGATTCAGATTTTTTATCTGTCAAAGAATTTCAATcacatataaacaaataacgtATACAAACACTTGTCATTTGACAAATGTAACAAGAACTGGTTGTTTAtcaaataccctgtatttcTAGATTGACTggaaaagatacaaaaattttattatagtacaagctgaaatttaaataccaaatatatttatgtatatattataatcgtaagtataattttaaattactcgaaaattatcaataaaaaaatatattaagggAAAATCTGTATTTTGAGCACtttaatttgccattttgaGCATTTTTTGAATTCCAttggaataaaataatatgactACAGGGCATCTTTGTGTGGAGCACACTCATATGGACCATTTACTTgtttcattttccatttattgaTTTACGAGCATTTATAGCTTCTGCGAAaacattttcatcatttcgtgttgatttcaatatttgtgctcttttttttattttgcctctGGCGGTTATCAGCAGTTGATAAAGCTGAAgcatgaataaaatattaaattaaataaatattgtgagTTTTGTTATTAATGCGAGTAAACAACAGTCGAACAACAGATATCAGTCGAAAcacaacagacagacagagaaagaaaaagagagagtgaaaatGCGGTTGCAATTCGtgtgttttaatattatggCCCTGTTATTGGCTCTGTTCTGCTGGGTAAGTGGGCAAGATGAGGGGTGGGGGATGCCAGACGATATTACATACACATTGTTGTTATGACTGTTTAACTCTCTTACAGGTGCAACAAGGTGCAGCCCAGTTTGATGACACAGTCGTCATTTCAGATTGCTCAAAAACTAAGCAACGATTTCCTGTCTGGGATGATGCACAAGGCGAGTGGACTCTCCAGGATAATTAATCTTTGAATGAAATCTGTTTCCATATTCCTCATAATGTCTTGCAATAAATACGGCAACAgatttgttgttaatgttgtctGAATCTTAGATTGCAATCTACTTATTTATTACCCCAGGTATTTCagaaagaaacaaactgaATAACAAAGTAaagtaatatattataatttaaaaaaagatttaaaaaatttcgaaatttctaACTCGATGCATTTTTTGTGTCAATTGATCGACAAATCGTTgcttttttattagattttaacactttgattttaaagaatttgctGCATCATTTTCAGAAGGAAACAAACTGAattgtaaagtaaataaatctattataattaaaagaaaaagatttaaaaaaaactcgaaATTCGTAgcttaatgtattttttgtcaattgaTCGACAAATCGTTgcttttttattagatttgaacactttgattttaaagaatttgctGCATAATTTTAGGCATATTTACAAACACATCAAAAGCACGCAATAATATTCTtgactatttttattaaaatttagtagcagatttatttggtttacctaattttaattttcaatctacaaatttattatatattttatttaagtatatacatctttttttgtatttcttttagctagttatgtttttatttttcatttacttctattgatttttttcttctttttttctatgACTAGCACTGTGCCTCATGACATGTCAAAAATCAATTGCACACAGTTCAATGCACCTCGACGAGGAGTGCGTGTCGGCTCATGATAATTGCGGCTATTACATGAGGCGGTAACGGGAACTATGTGTACTCAAAGCACACAACTTTGTAGAGGTGGATAcgaaacaatacaaaaatactaACAAAACTGTTACAGATTAGTTGATAGACCATGCGATAACCTACAGCTAGTATTATTTACCAGTGATAAAATGAAAGTGGATGAATAAGCTAAATTGTTAGATAAGGATTAggcaattttaatataataacttCTTATGAATCATCTGAATTGATAGATAAGGATTaggtaatttaaatataataactcCTTATGAATTATCTGGATTGATAACGATTAGgcaattttagtttaataactctgaaaataagtatataaaatcCTTACTTTATTGTagatattttatgtaaattgatttattattaatatatatatattaataacgtttatgaaataatattgcacttgaaatgaattaattaaataaagtatatttatttataagaacTTCTATTCAGATTTACTCACTtctattatctataatattaatattttcattagaaTATGACAGAAATAATATACTTCCTATTACAAACCccattacagggtatttcaaACGAcaacacttaataaaatgaaaatgaagctTTAGCGAAATTGGTGTCTCCTCACCCGACAGTGCCACAAAATGGCAATCCTTGTGACTCGTAGCAAATAAAGCAGCCATCAATGCGGCAATTAATGGTTCCAGTTACCGGCTGAGATTGGGGCATGGAAATCAGCAGGGTCTCTTTTTGGGGTAGTGCCACTTTTTGACACGCTTCCAAGTGCTTCTCCTAAGCGCTATCAATTCGATTTGGGCGAGGCACGCAAAGAGGCGTTACCACAGACGCTTGCTGAAGTAAAGGCAAGGGGAAACATGAAAAACAGGGGGAAAGCGAGTCACAAACTATGCGCAAACTTTGCCGCATTGTGGTGCAGTGCATCATTGTGGCAATTTCGACCAAAATCGAAACGTGTCCTAACTCCTGCGGCCTAATTGCGTTAATTTTACTTGGATTACAATTCACATTGTCGAATTGTTTTTGCCAGCGGCCACGCCCCATTGCCGCTTCGCCCCTTGCCATTGTAGGAAGGAAGTTTGCATGTTTGGCGGCACTTTTGATGCCTGGGGCGCACTCCTAGCACTCCTGGCACTCCTGGCACCGCTGGTGCATGTCGACGACATAATTGTTTGCCttacaatttatacaaattatccCGAGCAGCGCCGTCGCCTTAAAGTTCCCGCTGTGACAAGTGCAACAACCCCCGAGACGAGGGTTGGCATATACCCCCCAAACCCTATTCCCCACCCTGCATTCCAACACAAGAGCGGTTCATTGACATACACCAAGTGGAAACTCGAATTGTAATCTTACACTgcagcaaacaaattaaaaatgatctcTTTAGGCGGACAGTGTATTGTTGCCCAGGGTTACTCCGTCTCCAGCCTCGACTTGATGCTTCACAAACACTTCCAACATGTCGTCCTGCTCGAGTAATAACGAATCGGCAGTCTCCGTATCATCGATCTTATCTCCATCGAATGACATAAACGTCAACTCCTTGCACAAGCCCATCTGGGAGCAATACGCATCCCTCAGCTTGACCAGCGGCATTGTGCGCCTAATGCGAAATGGCACCACTCCCCGACCCACCGATTGCACCTTCAGGGTGATATGTGGCGAAACTTGCACCTCTTCAGTTTCTGACATTCTGACAACAATTGTAAGTATCGGACAATGTTAAATTTAGAACGAAATTGTATTTAGAATTAAGAGTTGCTTGTGATTTCGTCTTCAAATAGGAGCAAACTCCACGTGGCCTACTTTTGTTAGCCAGCAAAAACATGTTTGTCTTTAGGAAGCCACATCATCAACAGAGCGTCGGGAACTTGGTAGTAAATAAGTTCTATTGAGCAGTCTGATAAGATATCGTCCACTTTAGccgtacactgataaaaaaaaatgttataaaatcaagattttggtctcagaactaagatttttggtctaaaaaatgcgtcgagaacataaaattctttaattaagagaacacatcttgattttaagaacatttaaattaagaccaatttcttattttaagaataaatgttcttaatattaaaattaaaaaataaaaaataaaaataattttttatatttataatttgtttttaattttgatttatttatattttattctgttaatttaataaatgttattttaatttttacgagtgggattcgaaccgccgactACAGCTTcacacaactgaagcggcttCTCTAACCAGATACGAAATAATAcctagttaaaaatttaagatttttatacttatattaagattttaaggttttttagataaatattcttagttttagtaatttggtcttaaaataatcttattttaagaacaacatatttaagatgaatgttcttgattttagtagatgtttttttttcagtgcagcAGATACTCCCGACATGGGTTACCTATCTAAAATAAAGTCTCAGTGGTTACCGTGGTTAAAATAACGCAAAAGATAATGAAACgaattaagtaaatatgttACAGTCTAACATTTCTATAACTAAAGTAAACTTCAACTTGTAAAACACACTATCCACATAGAGAGTTTCTACTGTACCTAAGTACATaatgtataaaactaattgaatttagCTGTAATTTGCAAACAAAATTATCAGATAGTGaaaacaaacatataaaaCTAGATTCTCATGCTTAGATTAAAGggaatattttaaagcaatcttttaaaaagttaagtaCGTTAACGGTTTATATAGTAAATAAGCAAACcccattaaaagtgaaataaaattacCATTCAGCGGAGTACAACGAGtatctataaaattaaatgaaaaagtaccaaaactaatttaaagacttgtagttttaaaacaagttttaagttatatttcaaattaaatattaaatgatacATGACAAAAGAACAGTTCATGAGATCATAATACGCGTTAGCAAATCGGAAATGAATTTACAGCACGCGTAGAAtacgtatttatgtatgtgtgtcacGCATTTGGAATTCTATTTGCGCCTCACTGTGCCtctatcaatttaattatttatttataatttctagtgatatgtactatatacaattttaccTATAACAACTCGGACAATCCTCAGTTGTTTTTCGGCTGGCACGAAGAGCAGTTGGGCAGCATACTCGATGAGCTTGGGGAgctaattaaaagtttagtCATTAGACTgataaataatcataaaattgcAGTTTGGCAATATGAAGTGCCTGGCGATATTCGGAGTGATTGTGGCGGTATTTGCTGCCTTTGTTGGATACGGTTATCTGGTTTTCACGGATCTGACACGTCCGCTGCCAAAGCCCGAGCTCAAAGACAACACATATTGGGGACCCGGGGATGGAAAGAATTATGTAGCCGATGAGAAAATCTATGATTTCAAACTGAATGTACCCAAGGCAGAAATTGATGATTTGCGTCAGCAATTGAACCGCACATTGAAACTAACCGAACCGCTCGATGGCATCGCCTTTCAATATGGCTTCAATAGCTATGCCCTGGAGCAATTTGTGCAATACTGGCGTGAAAAGTATCTGACCAAGTGGGATGAGCGTCAGGCGTATTTCAACTCCTTGAAGCAGTACACCACCGAAATTCAAGGGTGAGCACATAATAATGTAAACTAAATATCACACGAGCTAATTTTGACTTCTTTCTGTAGCTTGAAGATTCATTATATACACGAGCGTGTGTCCAAGGAGGTGGCTGCCAAGAAGAAGGTCTAtccactgctgctgctccatGGCTGGCCAGGCTCAGTGCGTGAGTTCTACGATTTCATTCCCATGTTGCGCAATGATCAAAACATCACTGATTATGCCTTTGAGGTGGTTGCACCCTCGCTTGTGGGCTTCGGTTGGTCTGATGTAAGTTTCTATAAGTGAATATTTGATTGATGTTGATTGAATGACATCTGGTTTGTTTACCTAGGCTGCCACTAAGCCTGGTTTCGATGCAGCCGAAATGGCCACCGTGATGCGTAATCTAATGTTAAGATTGGGACACAAGCAGTTCCTCATCCAGGGCGGCGATTGGGGCAGCATTATTGGCAGCAACCTGGCCACTCTATATCCGCAGAACTCGTTGGGTTATCACTCCAATATGTGTGTTTTGAGTACACCATTGGCCATCCTCAAGAGCATTTATACCCACTATTATCCGGAGAAGGTGCTCTTCTCGCGCATGTTCTACAATCACCATGTGCCCATCTGGGAGAAATATATGAGACTGATTGAGGAGAGCGGATACTTTCACATACAGGCCACCAAGCCGGACACCATTGGTGCCGCTCTCGACTCCAATCCCGTCGGCCTTGCAGCCTACATACTGGAAAAGTTCCAGACTTGCACTGGACCCGCTCTGGCGCAGGACTTTGGCGCAATGGTCACCGTCTATGGCCTGGAGGCTGTTCTCGACAACCTGATGGTCTACTATCTGAATAATGCAGCTACCACGTCTGGACGTCTGTATGCTGAGACTTCGCGCAAAGCCTATCGTGATCTTCAGCTGGAACGCGTACAGACTTCCGTTCCCATGGGCTGTGTTCGATTCGCTCATGATCTGCCGCCAGCTACGGACTGGGCACTGCGTGACAAGTTTACCAATATGAAGCACAGCATGTATTTCCAACAGGGTGGACACTTTGCCGCCTTCGAAATGCCAGCCATGTTGTACAATGATTTCACGACATTCGTTGAAAAGATCGGActtgaaaatgaataaaatttaaaatgatgaaAGCAAAATATGTGCTTttcttacaaaattaattacaaaacgaTGCATACtaattattttgtacatatttattagtattttaaccgctttgtttgcattaaaaagataagaatagaaattcaaattattttggctatttattaacaaaacaaacataaagCAATCTTAAAACACGACTACACTTTGAAGTTTGTACTTGAATCTCGCGCCATTCAGCTTATCAACACATTGCACATTTACAACACTGACATTGCGCGGCCTATGAAATCTgcgttgtcaatttttatcagtcaTCGCTTTAGTATTCGCCTGATAAGACAAATCTACctatatttttgttgagttGATAACATAATACAttactatgtatgtatttcaTAGTTTGTACATATTTCTGCACAGCAATTTGAAGTTCAATTCAATTGCTCTGCTGCTGTGTCATGCTCGCAATGCgagaatatacatacatttactaTCAGAGATGAGAGTTTCGATTAAACTTATTGCATCTACTTGTGTAATTGGTAAACAAAATATgcctttatatatatttaaaatgtgttttattcagataattaattacatgttttattttttatttttgactatattttttatgattatagTAAAAGCTTCGACACACGACATAGTCGCGTGCAAACACGAGCACGCACCACCTCTAAatgcatatacatttttaagtaatatgcatgtgtgtgctcAAACACCGTATCGtatatgttgttgtttacttcCAACGCAAATAAACTCTCGCGCTCTCTCATTTGCGCTCTCTCATTTGTGCGCTCTCCATTGCTCACCCGACCGGTCTCTGACACAATTGTGCGCTCACTCTCACCTGGTATAAAGAGCGCTGCGACGGCGATGATCAGTTTACTTGGAAAACTGGAACCGTGCGGTCGTGTGCGACGGAATTGGGCTTAGTCCGTTTAGTGGTTAATTGAAATCACTAATACTTAGTTAGTTATTGCAAAACGAGAATAAACGCAAAATGCCATCTGCAGCGACAACTTCAGTGCGCATTCTGATCGGTGCTTTGACCGTTATAATAGGCGTGACCTACAAGAACTATCGGGACTTATCTGCGCCCGGCAAGCGTCCTGACCTGGATAGCAATGAGTATTGGGGACCAAAGCTGCAGGGTTCATATAAGGAAAACAAAGCTGTGCTGCCCTATGACATAAGTGTTGCCCCTGAGGTAAGTATTTAGGTAGCTGGAAGCAGCCATGAACTTTAGCTGCCCTCGATACCCGAACCCGTTTGCCCAACAACTGcgcatattaattattttggtaATTCCCCCTCTCAGCTCATTGCTGACCTGAAAACACAGCTGGATCGTCCGCTAAAATTGCAGGAACCACTGGAAGGTGTCGGCTTTGAGTACGGTTTCAATGCCAACGAGTTGCAGAAAGTGGTGAAATACTGGCGTGAAAGCTATCTCACCAAATGGAACGAACACGAGCAATTCCTTAAGAAGTTCAAGCACTTCCAGACCGAGATTCAGGGGTAAGTTAAACTCCCGTTTAATACGTTACTCGAATTCGAATTTGACTTCATTTACTTGTAGAGTTTATGAAATTTCAGAACATTTTATGCATGCAAGACTCGCCCATTGACTTTAAGACtaattaacatttcattttcagtttgaaaattcattttattcatgtGAAGCCCGTCAAGGCAGAGGGTAAGAAGGTTCTGCCATTGCTCTTACTTCACGGCTGGCCGGGATCAGTACGTGAATTTTATGAGCTTCTTCCCCTATTGACCACTGGCAATGATAAGAGCGATTACGTCTTTGAGGTGATAGCGCCCAGTCTGCCAGGCTACGGTTGGTCGCAGGTAAGTTTCAGCTGAATGTTATCTATGGTTTGGAACTTTCATcattttggaatttatttCATAGAGCGCTTCAAGACCCGGCTTTGGCGCTGCTCAAGTCTCGGTGGTTATGCGTAATCTGATGCTGCGTCTGGGATTCAACAAGTTCCTGATTCAGGGCGGCGATTGGGGTAGCATTATTGGCAGCAATCTGGCTGCCCTCTTTCCGGACAATGTGCTCGGCTATCACTCGAATATGTGTGGCAACAGTAGTCCCCTGGCCAACATCAGAATGCTGCTGTCTTCATTCTTGCCCAGCTTCTACATTGACAGTCAATACGCACATTTCTACAAGGGCTTGGGCCACTTATTCAAGAATCTTATAATGGAGGAAATGGGCTATGCCCACATTCAGGCCACCAAACCGGATACCATTGGCAGTGCTCTGGCCCATAATCCCGTTGGCCTGGCTGCCTACATATTTGAAAAGTTCTCAACTTGGACAAATGAGGAGTACAAAAGCTTGCCGGATGGCGGTCTGACCAAGCGTTTTAGCTACGATCAGCTGCTGGACAACATAATGGTCTATTATGTTACCAATTCGATAACCACATCCGTACGTTTATATGCCGAGACTATGAACAGCACCCAAATGGGATTGAACCTCGAGAGTGTTCATATTCATGCACCCGTCGGATGTGCCCGATTCCTGCATGAATTGGCGCACACTCCGGACTCTGTGCTGGCCAATAAGTATCGCAATCTGGTCCACAGCACACACTACAATGAGGGTGGACACTTCCCAGCCTTCGAAGTGCCCCAGCAGCTCTATGAGGACTTTGCTTCCTTTGTGAAGAAGGCCTTTGcctagttttaataatttgcatttgcatttaattaaatgttgtatttTCATTGAATCGGCGTAGGATTTAAATAAAggtattgtttatattttctaaaaaaaaaaaacaaagaatgttatttaatatcatttaGTAAAGTTAGGATTGTTTGTTTATCGTTGGACATTGACACAGCTGAACTGTAGACGATACATATTGGGTTATGAACAAATAATGTGCAATGTACACAAATCGTATACAGAATAACAATCAGCTCTAACATAGACAcaatgaatatatgtatgtattcaaAGGTTTCATAATACATTCGCCTCGGCATATGTGACTATTATATACGCTTCATTCtatacatttcatattttgtaatttattctGAAGTCCATTTTAAATATGAGTTTGAAATAGAGAGAGTTCAAACTGTCGTTAcgttttctaattaaatacgggcaaaaaatgcaaagactcatttaaaatatattatgcgaaagtataaatacttgctatttaaaacaattggtAACACttgaattattgttttatttttattccgATCTGTTTTTACAAGTTTATGTCGCTTGAGGCTGAAGCAACCATTTGACCCAGCAAACAGCTGCGTTGCAAATTATacacaattaaaaaactaatcaATTACCCAACACGCAAAGCTTTGACACAAGCACAGCTGAAAAGCTTTCCAGCCAACATTAAATCTCGCAAGGGGCATTGACGACTTGTCAAAGCTCCTATCAATTGCCGATTGTCAAGCTGGAGTTGATAGTAAATTGAACTGATGTAGCGTagttaaataaacacaaaacgCTTATCATCGTGTGTATGCGAAGTTTAACGATCAGACAGACGATCgacagagacaacaacaataggagAGTGCTCGACTATGAGATACCCTGCGTCAAGGCCCTTAGATACTCTAACAGTACACtcacagttagtcaagtaattgttttaataaattaaaagaaattaacataatttattttgaaccCTTTATATGCAGGGGTGCcaacaaaatcgaaaaaaaccgaaaatcgccttaaaaatttatggagttttgagagattttcagtatgttttgattttctaTGGCAACCCTgattgttgcttttttattatcatattttaattgagttgCTAGTAatgcttaataaaaataaaaatcacatttttggtaattattttaagacaaaaaaattttaaactaaatggatttattatttttttttaacttaccATATGCAactaaatctaataaaaactaataaccAAATGAGTGATTTTCAGTAGGTTTCGAGTTCTATGGCATCCCTGATAGttgcttttttattatcatattttaatttagttgctAGTGgtgcttaataaaaataataatcatatgtATTtggtaattattaaaaaaaaaacaaaaaaattgtttaaccaaatggttttataatttttttttagc harbors:
- the LOC117784252 gene encoding small ubiquitin-related modifier 2-A-like, whose protein sequence is MSETEEVQVSPHITLKVQSVGRGVVPFRIRRTMPLVKLRDAYCSQMGLCKELTFMSFDGDKIDDTETADSLLLEQDDMLEVFVKHQVEAGDGVTLGNNTLSA
- the LOC117784106 gene encoding diptericin A, with product MQFTIVALVCCLIGSVLAYPSPYPEEQQRFQLEGGYNSDKSGRDFGVQGQIPVWTSDNKRHEFDVAGHYGQHFGGPYGNSEPSYGYGGVYRFRF
- the LOC117785520 gene encoding juvenile hormone epoxide hydrolase 1, giving the protein MKCLAIFGVIVAVFAAFVGYGYLVFTDLTRPLPKPELKDNTYWGPGDGKNYVADEKIYDFKLNVPKAEIDDLRQQLNRTLKLTEPLDGIAFQYGFNSYALEQFVQYWREKYLTKWDERQAYFNSLKQYTTEIQGLKIHYIHERVSKEVAAKKKVYPLLLLHGWPGSVREFYDFIPMLRNDQNITDYAFEVVAPSLVGFGWSDAATKPGFDAAEMATVMRNLMLRLGHKQFLIQGGDWGSIIGSNLATLYPQNSLGYHSNMCVLSTPLAILKSIYTHYYPEKVLFSRMFYNHHVPIWEKYMRLIEESGYFHIQATKPDTIGAALDSNPVGLAAYILEKFQTCTGPALAQDFGAMVTVYGLEAVLDNLMVYYLNNAATTSGRLYAETSRKAYRDLQLERVQTSVPMGCVRFAHDLPPATDWALRDKFTNMKHSMYFQQGGHFAAFEMPAMLYNDFTTFVEKIGLENE
- the LOC117785521 gene encoding juvenile hormone epoxide hydrolase 1, which translates into the protein MPSAATTSVRILIGALTVIIGVTYKNYRDLSAPGKRPDLDSNEYWGPKLQGSYKENKAVLPYDISVAPELIADLKTQLDRPLKLQEPLEGVGFEYGFNANELQKVVKYWRESYLTKWNEHEQFLKKFKHFQTEIQGLKIHFIHVKPVKAEGKKVLPLLLLHGWPGSVREFYELLPLLTTGNDKSDYVFEVIAPSLPGYGWSQSASRPGFGAAQVSVVMRNLMLRLGFNKFLIQGGDWGSIIGSNLAALFPDNVLGYHSNMCGNSSPLANIRMLLSSFLPSFYIDSQYAHFYKGLGHLFKNLIMEEMGYAHIQATKPDTIGSALAHNPVGLAAYIFEKFSTWTNEEYKSLPDGGLTKRFSYDQLLDNIMVYYVTNSITTSVRLYAETMNSTQMGLNLESVHIHAPVGCARFLHELAHTPDSVLANKYRNLVHSTHYNEGGHFPAFEVPQQLYEDFASFVKKAFA